GTACACTGTACCTGAGACACACAGCGGTCAGCACACAGCAGCCCGTCAACAGTAGATGGACACTCCATACAAGTACCAGTGGGGATCAAACTATCCTGAGATTTCTTGAAGTAGCTGCAGTCCTTGTTCTCAACGATGGGGATGAACGCCACAAGTAGAAGCTCCCATATGCTTCTCATCctggatgtgagtgagtgagtgagtgagagagaacCCATCAACATTCGCAGCAATACAAGCAATATAGAATTCAACCCTCGTATATCTCAGCGAACATGAAACACAGTCATTAACAACGACAGAGTGAAATCACAAAGAAAGCAATAACACACTGAGGTACATATGCCATTATTGTATTTTAACTGTATGAGGATACGTGTATGCTATTTGTTTACTTGTCCAACATTCAGGCAGAGAGATCTGTAATGTACTTCTTCTGAAGCAGATAACATTACAGACAGATATAGTAGCGTTTTGTTAGGTATATAAGGGGAGCTAACTCTTGCTTCTCATCTCACATGACATATCACGTTACAAGAAGAACAGCGGTTGGGTGGGGATTATATCTTGCCATTGTATCAGAGACGTGGTTATTACGTGTCCGTCTTGATTGCTATAGTCACTTTCGCCGTATGTTGATACTCTGTTCCGCACAACCACTGCACTAGCATATTAGTGATTTGAGCCAGCTGGTAAACTTCGTTGACTTTTACATTTATTAATTATATCGCACGGCTTccttgtttgttggtttcataCCAGCTTCCTTTACGGCTGATTTTTTTACTATTTTGTTGTATTTGGAAAATAAGCAGATTGTTATACTTTAACCGTTCATTGCCACAACTGCCCGGTGCGAGGGGTCAGTTGTAATATTTGCAGTAATAGCATTTGATACGTAATAACTTTGTAACGACATGATGGTGAAGCTCAAATGACACTAAGTCGTAAAGCCAGGATGCCAATGTACTGAGTTGTAAAGTCAGGATGCCAATGTACTGAGTTGTAAAGCCAGGATGCCAATGTACTGAGTTGTAAAGTCAGGATGCCAATGTACTGAGTTGTAAAGCCAGGATGCCAGTGTACTGAGTTGTAAAGCCAGGATGCCAATGTACTGAGTTGTAAAGCCAGGATGCCAGTGTACTAAGTTGTACCGATTAACTTTGTGATAGGCCGACTAGTATAGAATTACAGCAAATTAACTGACAAGTATTACAACTGACCCTGGTTCTCCCCTAAGCAGTCAGACTGGGCGCTGATCTGCCTGTTTTTGTATAGATTTCTCATTTGTTTTACCATTCGAGTACACGATACGTTGTTTTAACTTTTAGCAAGTTGAAGTGTTTTCACATGTATTGGGCCCATTGGGTTAATTTGTACATAAGGCGATGGTAAGAGGAGTCTTCTCAAAATGTCTGTGAATGAGTCaggggttcagttttacgccaaactcagcaatactccagctatttGAAACAAGCGATGTGTCATATACTCCTGTCCAAACAACTTTAGCTAGGTTTACTAGACTTAAGTTTGGAGGCATGTTTTATTTTCTAGCAAAACCGTTGCCAAGTCTTTTAATGATCATTCCCGTGTTTTCAATATACGGTTCGatttcagtttgaaattctCTCAAAATCCGGGACGGTAGGGGCAgcttagttgttaaagcgtccgctcgtcacgtcgaagacctgggtttgattcccgcatgggtacactgtgtgaagcccatttctggtgttcccccgcACCGTAATATACctgttgctgcaatattgctaccAGCGACgttaaaccacactcactcactcactcactcactcactcactcactcactcactcactcactcactcactcactcactcactcactcactcaaacttcAACATATACTTTTTTTCCGTGGATAATAATATTAATACCTGTAGTGTATTCTGGCACTGCCACATCTCTAGTATTACATTTCTAACATGATGCCAAATTAGCCAGTATTTTCAGCCAAACTGTTTCcatcacaaatatttcaatgtcaaacctgtcaaggatcttttttgTAAAggtaattatcatttaatcactgactttttaaaagaaacagatTTGATTGATAAATTTCGATTGATGTGTTTTGTGAACAGGTAAATCATAGTTTATAATCGGTAGAATAAATTAACAAAATAGTTAATGGCTGTATCCTCTAAGGGGGTTAAAATACTAAAAACGTTATTTTCCTCCTACGTAAGTTCAAATATCTTCAAAGTCTATTCAGCTATATATACTGTTTTAATCGTAGGATATTTGTCGTTTTATTATGGTTAAATATCAGTACAATCGCCAATGGTAGAAGGGATTGTATAAATCaagctaggatccatgcaggtggCCAAagtactgtaaatccccatgcTCCCTAGGGTGgtggtctaccttcagttgttgtcgATCCTCAGccctttttatattttattgtcctAATCTGAAATCCTATTTTAGAGATAAATGCTAACTATATttcttgatgatgtgatgaacTAGCTGGTATAATTACTGTCCTCCGTCGACGAGGTTTTAAAGATTTTGCATCTGTCATGAATTTACAACTGTTTGAATTCACGAAATGCCTGAAATACTGCTGTAAACTTTAacggactcactcactgaataagcCGAAGTAACGGCAATTTGCAGTCTATCATATCttgatgagtgtgtgagtaaacATTTAAATTCACATCGTAATTTGTAGTCGCATCGTGACGACAAATTATATCTACTACTGAAGTCAAACTTAGACAAAATAAATATCTGTCAATGAAAGACAGTAAAATCACTAGATATCACAGAATTTCTTTTAAAACTAGTACATAACCATTTAAATGCCCCTAAACAATAGAAGCAGAGCTGCATATTTAATTCAGTGTCTTCAATGGTCTAAGTGAGTGAGACAGGACGTAgagtcacgtcggcaatatttcagccatatcgtgactaaaacaagcgTTATATTCAccataaatatatatgaattATTAAATTCCTGTCAAAGAAGGACAGTACAACCAACTAGAATAgcacagatatgaatataaaactagtatgtaaacataaaacagttAACTATAGAAAACGATACAATATAAGAACAGGCAATAGATTGCTAactactgaaggtagatcaccataccaaggGTCAAGGGGACTACActacatttctgtgtatgtcttgtatgaccaatgcgacatcgtcacATAATAACCTTCTCAAATGTGCACTGACAGCCGAAGCAGGTATAACCGATAGTTTGTTTGGCTCCATGTAATTGACTGATTCCTACGTGGGtgccccacttcttctgcattagatcatggatataagatctgatgacagctttgtaatcagagtatgtaATAAGtactggtgtcacagatttgttgagcgctgccttagcagcaaaatcggccattgtgttaccagaaatgccaacatggctgggttgccaacaaaagacgatgtcgtactggccagaaGCAAGATCTttatatataattcaataatatctatcaaaagtagatgtttacatgataagtttTAATAGCCTCAAGACAAAAGAGACAAACAAGATGACATACTGGTTATGTTTCGGATGTTTTTGAATGTTtcagagccgttaatatggcgtttgcttcagctgcaAGAAAGAGAGCTGTTATCGGGCAaagacattgttctggatccaatgacaatggcacaagcTACAACGCAACCATCCATGGAttcatctgtgaataaggatttatatatattatatttatgtcttaattgactaaattcttgtttatactgtaattcatttgtttctgattgttTTAAATGTGGGACAGTATAGGCTTAACCAATTGCCATGGAGaacaagaaagaagacgggTGGAAGCTGTATTCCCCAGCTCAGTGCCGCCTGCAttaatgaatggtttaattctcaaacgaaGACgcagaacaagagaagatttcttattgtataaatgaCAATGGGGAGGGAAGATACAgttacatgcagggttagatttgttgGAATAgacttttgtgatatattgtattgaTAATTCTaaacggcgttgtgtaagagaagaCTGGTCAaactcaacatagagactgccaataggagaagttctaaaggacccaagacaaagtctcagaccttggtggtgaacaaaatctaatagtttcaggttgcttttggaGGATCCACCATATACGAAGgcgccataatcaagtttagatcgcaccCCATGGCGGCCTCGACCACTACGTGGGTGATGTCGGCTCACTTACGTCGCAGTCTACAAGACGTGTAGCCGAGTACTCACGGGTACTTCAACGTGAGTACTCGAGTACTTTCAATTATTACCCGTTTCAACCCTAGAATGATAGTTTGGTCCACTCCCCTCTTTCATTTGGAAACAATTTGCAATTTGCCTTCAGGCATGTATTCTTTTGTGTTTGATGTGCGGAAggaaagttaaatgggagtcgaaaatgaGACTCGAGAACCTCGCCTCTGTGACAACTTTTTAAGGGTATAATCTATTGTCATTCCAATATAACGTTGACTAAAACTTACAAACATGTTTATCAATAGCGCTACAACCACTTATTTCAGAAGACGcttttatttgatatacttttcATAGGAAATCTATCTCAGAGGATTTCCTTGTATGGATTCTCATGGAATAAAGCTTACAATTGTTCAAATGCTTCGAAGTGAATGGTGATCACATTTACCCAATCAGCGGTAACACTCATCTTTCACTTATCAATGGGTCAGACTCTTATAAGACCTCAATAAACAGATCGTTAGTCTCAGGGGTGtgtaacaccgcactcagcaacattccatctgCAGGGCGGAGGTCTGGcaatccagttatcaaaagcatgagcattgatctttgTAATTAGGTTACAACGGCATGTGTTAAGGAACCTggctacccgatcccgttagccgccaagcatgggtttctgaggACTAGTTCCAACGCAGGCCTGAACGGATCCATATATAACTATCAACATACCATATTTAATACCATTTCATACCATTACCTTACCTGTAATCCTGACGTGGGTATAGAGCTGACTGAAACTATTACctcttgaatgatattttaaatACCCCCAGTCCATTAACGCATGCAAGGGCAAAAACGTAATGAGAAGCCCCATTGTGACAGAACGAATAATATCACTTCGTAAGACAATCAATGACAAACATAACATATTGCCACAGTGGGACAacccaaaacaataaaaatgccaTAAATGGTATTATTAGTTGAAGCCAACGGTGGACACAACAATTCATGCTATTTAGTCCTCTTTTTGATGTGAAGATATACAGGGAGATAATGTTCCAATATTATACAGGGAGATAAGGTTACACATATATCATTGGACGCTGGAGGACATCAAAGTCAGATGAGTACATCTGATGCGTCCCTATGTCCTCAGGAGTTTTGAGTGCATGAATATTTCACTTGAAGATGGATAAGGTTAATATGAGTTTCAACTTTGTTATTCTACCGGTGTGAGATGTTGGTACTTATCACATAATCAACAAATGCGTATGTTATATGTTACGATGTCTTACTACCCGTAACTCTTTGGGGGGGACATTAATTTCATTTGAATTGTATCCAACATACAAATGACTTCAAGAGCATCACAGCATCAAACTATATGATTTTGCATATTAATTCATAGCGAATATACACAAAGACTATTGTCACCATACTTTAATGTTCATCCAAACGTACTAAAACTTCATTTGAAAGTAAGACCAAATCTGTACTTGGCAAGTTAAGTAAAATTCGTTCTCTTCTTGCTAAGCTACAAGACCTCTAGATAAGAAAATACTTTCACCAGCACTTTTAAGAATAGTATGTACAGAAATATGACAAAAACAAGAAAGCTTGCGGAATCGCATTTCATTCCTCTACTAGAGATCTGCGGAGTCCTGGGAGATCCATTGGTGCTGGATGATCTGTGTAAACAAATGGACCGAGTTCATCCCAGGCATGCTCAGTTGGGTTGCGGCCTGGCGAGCCATCCGCTCTCACCCTGTTGTCTAAGGAATTCAGTGACAATTCTGGCCCTATGAGGCAATGTTATTTCCTTCGGTTGAAGAATGAATGAGAAGGAAATTGCTTTCTCTAGGGTATGTAACTCTGGACAGGGTAGTTGTGTTGATTGGTAGATGGCGCTGCAGTGTGGGTATAAAAAGGTAGTGTAAGCCGAGTACGTCATTCTCGCTTCACGTGCAGCTACGGTCAGTTGGTTTTTCGAATTGACAATGGAGGCGAAGATTGacgccattttgaaaaacttGGAGACAAATAAGCGAGAGCTTCATGATGCTCTGGAGATCAAGATATCGGCCCTTAGAGAGGAATTCAGTCAAACTACAACTGATCTCAAGAAACTTAAAGCTGACAAGGACTATGTTTGGTCGAAGGAAGGTAACAAAATCCAGTACAATTTTAATGAAGAGACTATTCAGAGCTTACAACATGCGATCGCATCTGTTCACAACCAGATGCTGGAAGATGCTGAGGCTATGATCAGATCAGAAATTGAACGTTTAAAACtgagaaacaaacatatcagGATTGCGGATTCTTCTGAAGGCGGCTGGGAGACAGTGAGGCAATATGTTTCTAATGAACTTGCCGACAATTCTGACGATGATCGAGCAATTTTCCGTGCGAACAGTAGAGCTGTCAGGAAATTGCGACAGAAGCGTGGAAGATACGCCCCGTATGCAAGTAGAGCACCTCGCAGGACTACGGTTACTCGACCCGTGCAGCAACTGGCTAGTGTTTCTAACGGTCCTCAGCATATCCAGTCAGTTAACCAGCCCTTTCGTACCAGAGGTCAGCGTTCAGGAGCATGTTTTGCCTGTGGCGAGTTTACCCACTTCCGGAGAGACTGCCCCTATACCTGTGGCGGAAGTCAAGAAACACAAACCGGAAGTACAGCAGGCCAGTCGGCCTAGTGAGCAGAGACAGGACTTATCAGTTAAGTGTACTTTTCACGAATGTTCAAATGCTGTCGGTGATGTTTATACTGAAAGTCTTACTGAAAACTATGCAGAATATGAACAGGGAATGTCGGAGATTTTGGTTAAGGGTCGGCTTAAAAGCTGTTTTGCATTTTGGAAATCTATTGGTTCCTCAAAATTTGTACTAGATATCATTGAAAATGGCTATAAAATTCCTTTTTTAACCAGACCTCCTAATATGTTTTCCAGAAACAACCAGTCGGCAATACAGTACGCAAGTTTTGTGACAAAAGCTATTGATGAACTGAAGAAGAAAAAATTGATTTGTGAATGCGACACGCCCCCTGTTGTCGTCAACCCTCTTTCTGTATCAGTGCAGTCCTCAGGCAAAAAACGTTTGATTTTGGATCTGTCGAAAGTGAATGATTATGTTTTAAAGTCTAGTGTGAAATATGAGgattggaaaacggctttattctATATACGTCAGAATGACTATTTAGTTAAATTTGACATACATTCGGCATATCACCACTTTGACATTTCCTCGTCTCATACAGAGTTTCTTGGTTTTGCTTGGCCAGATAGTTCTGGTAGGATACATTTCTAcaaatttctggtgttgccATTTGGCTTGACTTCGGCACCATACGTATTTACTAAGGTTATGAGACAGCTTGTGAAGAAATGGCGGGCAGAAGGTTACAGAATTGTCACTTTTTTGGATGATGGCATATTATCAGGAGATTCGAATATGCATACACTTGCTATAGGTTCTACAGTCAAAGAAGATATTATTGCCTCTGGTTTTGTACCAAAGGTAGAAAAGTCCTTGTGGTCTCCCTCACAATCTTTGGAGTGGTTAGGCTTTAGCATTGATActacaacaatgtcattgaGTGTGCCTAACAGGAAAATTGACAAGCTTATCTCTACTATACGTCATGTACAGAGTCTTAGTTCGAGTTTGGTACCAGTGAGGAGTGTAGCTTCTGTTGTAGGGCAGATCATTTCTATGAAATTAGTGCTTGGTGGCCTTGCTCAATTAATGACTAGATCTTTGAGTATGGATATTGTTACTGCTAGGTCTTGGAGGAGTAAAATAAGACTCACTGACTGCAGTAAGCATCAGTTACAGTTTTGGCTGGACAACATTTGGCGTTATGTGTCAAGACGTTTGATTCAATCAGCAGGTATGAGGAAGTTAGTGTATTCAGATGCTAGTGATATGGGGTATGGCGGTTATTGTGTAGATGTGAACAAGGTGGTGTCACATGGCCAGTGGTCTGAAGAAGAGCGTGGTTTTAGTTCCACATGGCGTGAACTTCAAGCAGTGAACATGGTTTTGAACAGTTTAGCATCAGGCTTAAGACATGAAAGGGTCAAGTGGTTCACTGATAATCAAAATGTGGTAAACATAGTTGAAAGAGGTAGCATGAAATCAAATCTGCAATCTATTGCGTTGCAagttttcaatatttgttttgacaacAACATAGATTTGCAAATCCAGTGGATCCCTCGCAatgaaaataaagaagctgattTTCTCAGTCGATTGGAGGATCATGACGACTGGGGGATTAGCGAAGGTGTGTTTCAGAGTATTGACAAGAAATGGGGACCACACCAGGTTGATCGATGTGCTTCATACTACAATGCGAAGCTGACTACTTTTAACTCTCGTTATAGCAATCCAGGGTGTTCGGCTGTAGATTGCTTCACTGTGAGTTGGAGAGGAGTCATGAACTGGGTTGTCCCCCCTGTGTGTTTGATACCCAGGGTTATTGGATATATGGCTGAATGTAAGGCTGTTGGCACGCTTGTTGTTCCAGAGTGGAAGTCGTCTAATTTCTGGCCAATACTGTGTTCACAGTCGCAATACATACCACAAGTGAAAGATTGCATATATCTGCCACGGTCAAGAGAAGCATATGTTGCTAGTAGGATAAGGGGAGGTTTGTTTGGTGAACACGATTTAGATTTTAACATGTTAGCACTGTTGCTTGATTTTCGTTAATGTTGATGTCCCTGTTACAGGCGTGTTTCATGACGTTTATGAAGATGAGATTGGTTGTCTCCCTTCTCATGTTCGGGATCTCGCATATGGACTGCCTGATTTGATATCTCATGCAAGAGCTGATTCCACAACCAAGAAGTATAGTATGGCTTATGCGGCATGGAAAAGGTGGGCAAGGAATAATAATATGTCTGATGCGCTGCCTATTTCTCATTTGCATTGTGCAATATATTTGTTGTCTATTGTGCAAGAAAGTGATTCAGTGTCTCCTGTTTTGAATGCTTATTATGGCTTGAGACATGCTCATTGCAGTGTTGGCTTGGTCAGTCCAACAGAGAATGGTTTAGTTAAAAATGTTGTTGAAGCTGCAAAGAGAAAGCTCGTTCGAAAGGTGGTTAAGAAAGAACCAGTTACAGCGGCTGTTTTAGAACAATTGTATGATGCAAGAGGTCATAGTGATTCTCTAATGGATTTGAGAATATTAGCAATTTGTTTACTTGGCTATGCAGGATTTCTTAGATCGGCTGAATTATTGAATATTACTCGAGCTGATATTGTATTTTATCAGTCTCATATGATGTTGTTTATTGAGCAATCCAAAACAGATATTTATAGAGATGGTGCCTGGCTAGTTATTGGTCGGACTAATACAAAATTGTGTCCGGTAAGTTGTTTGGAAAGGTATTTGGTTCAGGCCAAAATTGATCCTGATTCTGATTGCTTTATATTCAGGAATGTGTCTAAATGTGCCAGTGGTTATAGACTAAGAAAAGATAATACGCCTATGTCATATAGTAGGTTGAGGGAATTATTTTCAGAAGCTTTCAGTCCTTTTGTTGATAACATTAAGAAATATGGACTACACAGTTTGCGTAGTGGTGGGGCTACTGCAGCAGCTAACAATGGAGTTCCAGATAGGATGTTCAAGAGACATGGACGCTGGCGAAGTGACAAAGCTAAAGATGGATACATCAAGGATAGTTTAGAAAACAGGCTAAAGGTTTCCCTCTCTCTCGGGCTCTGACTTTCTTTGATTCTCTTGGCCGTGTAGCGCACAGCGAGCCCTGTGTTGATATAATGTGTTGTGTCGTCTGTTAGAGTGGAATGTGGGGGCTGGAGAAATGTTATTTCCTTCGGTTGAAGAATGAATGAGAAGGAAATTGCTTTCTCTAGGGTATGTAACTCTGGACAGGGTAGTTGTGTTGATTGGTAGATGGCGCTGCAGTGTGGGTATAAAAAGGTAGTGTAAGCCGAGTACGTCATTCTCGCTTCACGTGCAGCTACGGTCAGTTGGTTTTTCGAATTGACAAATTTTATAAATTTGTAACATTTACATAATTATGTGAATAACATAATTTCCTGTATTGCAGGGATGTGTTTCCTGTTGGCTGAAGAGCCATGAGAATACTTGGCGTCAGttatgcatgtgtatttagtTTCCTGACAACAAGAATTTGGACTGGTGCTGAAGAGCCATTATAATACTGCGTCTAtgcaatttatgtatttttctttGTAAAAAGCTAGAGAGCAGTATgttgagagtgaatgaaattatTGTTTATTTTAGGATGTGGAGGCATTATAATACTGAGTTGATAATTAATGCGTGTCACGTCCTAGTTGGAGAAAACCGTTACATCACGAGTTTCTAAGGCTGAAGAGTGCTGTGATACTTCGCTTTGATTGAATGCAATTCACGGGCTGAAGAGCCGTTATAATACTAGGTTGTGATTGAACCGCATGTGTAACAAGGGCTGAAGAGCCGATATAAGACTGCTCTGATATTGATGTGGCATCTTTGACATTGTATTAAAGTTGGGTTTATCAATATGGCATGTTTGAGCTTGTATTAATGTTGGGTTGTTtcaacacatatatattttgtgtatctcTATATTTAGATAtgaaatgtgtatatatgtttgattCTACTCAgttactgtaaaccctccagtcaTATGCTGCTGCATCGtagagggaacacggttccagagtttttcttcaaaaagtttatctctggttttacgtgtcgggcgtCAGCATTGTGTAACTGTGACTTGTTAACATTCAGGGTATAAGTTTATTGTGGGTAAtctgacatgatgatgatgatgatgttgatgttgatgatgatgattgtagtAATAATTTCGTTCGTGTAGCGCACTGTGACACTatgacgatggtgatgatgatcatcatcatgatgattgtaatAAATCTCTTGGCCGTGTAGCGCACAGCGAGCCCTGTGTTGATATAATGTGTTGTGTTGTCTGTTAGAGTGGAATGTGGGGGCTGGAGAATAGTATTGTCTTGCAGTAAAGAGGGTTGACCATAAGTCACGCATGGCTTCCAAGAATGCTACTGCCAGAATTTCCTCCCGATAACGCTGCCCGGTAAGATTACCGTCGACCACATGCAGTGGAGTATGTCCAGTGGGAGTTTTCCCTGCTCAAAACTATGGCCAGCTCCCACCAAATAGGTTACGCGTTGCAACATATGCATCTAAGATTCGCTCTCCATTGCGACGATAATTCCTCTGTCGACCACCATGGAAAGGTGAACTGAAACTGGTTATATCTGTGAAGAGCGCAAGAGGTCACTGAAGTTGATCCCGGTGGCCATGACGTCCACTCCATCTCAAACGCGCCTGCctttgatgttgatggtgtcaaCTGCGGACGAACTGCCGTTAACCCAGCGCAAACGTCGACGAACGGTGCTCCTGGATATCCCTACATCGTAGTTTGAAGGCCTGTTGCATTTTAAAACGAATCTGTTACGTAACGCAGTATTAAACGTGTGGCTATCATCTCGAATTGTTGTGATTCCAAGAGGTCAAACACGTCTCGTTTTAAGCTGCGATTTCAAACCGGTACCTGAACAGTGAAAAAGCATCAGTTCATGTGCATTATC
This genomic stretch from Haliotis asinina isolate JCU_RB_2024 chromosome 4, JCU_Hal_asi_v2, whole genome shotgun sequence harbors:
- the LOC137282740 gene encoding uncharacterized protein, with protein sequence MSLSVPNRKIDKLISTIRHVQSLSSSLVPVRSVASVVGQIISMKLVLGGLAQLMTRSLSMDIVTARSWRSKIRLTDCSKHQLQFWLDNIWRYVSRRLIQSAGMRKLVYSDASDMGYGGYCVDVNKVVSHGQWSEEERGFSSTWRELQAVNMVLNSLASGLRHERVKWFTDNQNVVNIVERGSMKSNLQSIALQVFNICFDNNIDLQIQWIPRNENKEADFLSRLEDHDDWGISEGVFQSIDKKWGPHQVDRCASYYNAKLTTFNSRYSNPGCSAVDCFTVSWRGVMNWVVPPVCLIPRVIGYMAECKAVGTLVVPEWKSSNFWPILCSQSQYIPQVKDCIYLPRSREAYVASRIRGGLFGEHDLTGVFHDVYEDEIGCLPSHVRDLAYGLPDLISHARADSTTKKYSMAYAAWKRDVFPVG
- the LOC137282104 gene encoding integrase/recombinase xerD homolog; the protein is MSDALPISHLHCAIYLLSIVQESDSVSPVLNAYYGLRHAHCSVGLVSPTENGLVKNVVEAAKRKLVRKVVKKEPVTAAVLEQLYDARGHSDSLMDLRILAICLLGYAGFLRSAELLNITRADIVFYQSHMMLFIEQSKTDIYRDGAWLVIGRTNTKLCPVSCLERYLVQAKIDPDSDCFIFRNVSKCASGYRLRKDNTPMSYSRLRELFSEAFSPFVDNIKKYGLHSLRSGGATAAANNGVPDRMFKRHGRWRSDKAKDGYIKDSLENRLKVSLSLGL